A region from the Manihot esculenta cultivar AM560-2 chromosome 13, M.esculenta_v8, whole genome shotgun sequence genome encodes:
- the LOC110607464 gene encoding trans-resveratrol di-O-methyltransferase, which translates to MVNLGDAELLEAQAHVWNHIFNFINSMSLKCAVQLGIPDVIQRHGKPISLSHLISALPVHPAKSRCIPRLMRILVHSGFFARAKISENDEEEGYVLTNASQLLLKDNPFSVAPFLMAMLDPILIGPWHYMSTWFLNDDVTPFNTAHGKTFWEYHGHEPNLNNFFNEAMASDARLVTRVLINECKGVFEGLKSLVDVGGGTGTVAKAIAKSFPDLDCTVFDLPHVVAGLQGTHNLKYVGGDMFDEIPPSDAILLKWILHDWSDEECVKILKRCKEAIKGRKGGKLIIIDMIVGSHNGDDDSTETQLSFDMLMMVLVTGRERNEKEWAKLFSDAGFSYHKISPVLGLRSIIEVYP; encoded by the exons ATGGTTAATTTGGGTGATGCTGAGCTTCTTGAAGCTCAAGCACATGTATGGAATCACATCTTCAATTTCATCAACTCCATGTCCCTTAAATGTGCAGTTCAATTAGGAATCCCAGATGTAATCCAGCGCCATGGCAAACCCATCTCCCTTTCCCACCTCATTTCTGCTTTGCCTGTCCACCCAGCCAAATCTCGTTGCATCCCTCGCCTAATGCGCATTTTGGTTCACTCTGGCTTTTTTGCTCGAGCAAAAATCAGTGaaaatgatgaagaagaagggtATGTTCTCACCAATGCATCTCAGCTCCTCCTCAAGGACAACCCCTTTAGTGTGGCACCGTTCTTGATGGCCATGCTTGATCCTATTTTAATAGGACCATGGCATTATATGAGCACTTGGTTCCTAAACGACGATGTTACTCCATTTAATACAGCTCATGGGAAGACATTTTGGGAGTATCATGGACATGAACCGAATCTAAACAATTTCTTTAACGAAGCAATGGCTAGTGATGCTAGGCTGGTTACGCGAGTGCTAATCAATGAGTGCAAGGGGGTGTTCGAGGGGTTGAAGTCATTGGTTGATGTTGGTGGTGGAACAGGGACTGTGGCCAAAGCCATAGCTAAATCATTCCCTGATTTGGATTGCACTGTGTTTGATCTCCCACATGTAGTGGCTGGTCTGCAAGGCACTCACAACTTGAAATATGTTGGAGGCGACATGTTTGATGAAATTCCTCCTTCCGATGCAATTTTACTCAAG TGGATATTGCATGACTGGAGTGATGAAGAATGTGTGAAGATACTGAAGAGATGTAAAGAAGCCATTAAAGGCAGAAAAGGAGGGAAGCTGATTATCATAGACATGATAGTGGGGAGCCATAATGGAGATGATGACTCCACTGAAACACAACTCTCGTTTGATATGCTGATGATGGTCTTAGTGACTGGTCGAGagagaaatgaaaaagaatgggcaaaactcttttctgatgCTGGTTTTAGTTATCATAAGATAAGCCCCGTGCTGGGTTTAAGATCCATCATTGAAGTTTATCCTTAG